A stretch of DNA from Patescibacteria group bacterium:
TGAAGCTTACGGTCCAGGAGGAGTAGCCCTTATCATAGAGGGGATCACTGACAATAAGAACCGCTCGGCGGCAGAGATAAAACATATTCTATCCAAGAACGGACTTTCACTTGCCGGACAAGGGAGTGCCACTTGGGCCTTTGAGAAGACTCACGAAGGCTGGGAACCAAAGCAAATAACGCCTATAGGAGAAGAAGACGGGGCCAAACTTGAAAAACTAATTGAAGAACTGGAAGACAATGACTCAGTGCAAAACGTCTATACCAACGCCGAGTAAAAAGGATAGGGTAGTAAAAACGGAATACAAAAAAACGGGTGTGGTAGAATTTCTACCACACCCGTTGTTGTTTACAACCTTTCTTTTTCAGAATCCCATCTTAAGATCAATCCAGATTATTAATCTAACGACAATAAACATAGACACGAAAACTTCAGCCGAGACGAAGAGTGCGCTCTCCAGCGCCACCTTACTGTCATTGGAGAGCAAAAGAACCAGGTAGTAGAAGATGAAGAAAATACCGCTTACCCAAGCTCCGCACATCGTAGCTCTAGCCCAGTCGCAACGCTCATAAGCTCTCTCTTTCATAACATCTTCTTCCATAGCCCGCCTCCTTTATTTAAATTTTCTATTTTTAATTTAAAACTTATTACCAGTTTTAAAGACGATATTAATCTAATTTAGAGTCTAATATTTTTCTTACCAAAAATCAACGGTTATCTACTTTTGACAAAACGACACTCGCACTTCGGACATTGCGTCGTGAAATCATTGGGGTCATTATTGAACCCCGCGATGATCTCCGCCGGCGTCATTTTCTTATCGCACTGCGTTATTTTTCATATTTTTATAATATCAAATTAGCTTAAATTTTATAATCCTCAGTCATGAGACTACGGACGTCGCATGTCCGTAGTTTTACTTCATGGCAAGTTTTGCAAATTTGATGGCCCCTTCTTTTGAGCCAGATACGCACATGAAGCCGCCTCGGTGGCAGAAGATAGCGTCGGGCACACCTGTCGCCTCTGCCAACTCTTCACCCCGCAAACCTCTCCACTTATCGGGAATGGGTTTCCTTGTCTCAAATGTCTTCTTGTCTTTGTTTATGGCCACCACTTGCCAATTTGAAACATCACTTCTGTAGAGCACAGCGTATAGAGGTTCCGGGTATTCAAGCAGGACGCGGACGACATTCTCTCTGCCGTAATCTCCGTCCTCGTTAAACACGACGAGCTGTTTGTCCTCGGACATATTATAAGCCTCTTTTATTTTAATTTCTGATTCTACTTGATCTTGAGTTATCTTTATCTCTCTTTCTATTATCTGGCGCGCCAGAGAGACCGCCTCAAGAAACTTCTCATCGAAACTTATATCCTTCTCCTTCAATGTCGGCCTAAACATATTTACCACGCCGGTAATTGTATAGCCATACACATCAGGGAAAACATATTCTTTCACCAAATCCACGCCGTTATCCTCCGCGTCCACTACTTGTGCCAAATTCTCATCTATATGACTAGCCACTTCGGGTGAACCGCATAAACCAGCTCCAAACTTCTTCCAGACTAAGCCGAAAGAAGCGTAAGGGATGCCGTTCTCTCTCTCGCCGGCTCCGCCGATCTGATGATGGTCAAATTTATTGTTCCCCTCATCATATTCCCCGCCGATATCAAGTACATAATCCCCGCTCTTAATAATCTCAAGATCCCTCGTCCTTAACACTTCAAAAGGCTCGTCACCAAGAACAAGCCCAAGAGTCGCCACGGCAAATACATCGTCTGAATGAAACTTCCCATTATGAGTAATAATCTTTATCATAAAATTATTTTTATTATTCATCATTTTCGCTAATTTTTCCAGTTAATTAAAAATCAGTTTATATCTAAAAAAATAATTTTAAGTTTTTATTATCCCTTCATTACCGCTACAGGGCGAAGTCGAGCAACCTTGCGCGCGATACCGGTGTGATCTACAACGTCCACTACGTCTTCAATATCTTTGTATGCTTCCGGCGCTTCTTCTGAAAGACCGGAAATAGAACCGGCGCGCACGGCAATACCTTTTGCTTCCAACTTTTCTCTCAGTGCCGCGCCACGTATCTCATGCTTCGCCTGCGTACGAGACATCATGCGCCCAGCGCCGTGCGCCGTGGTACCGAAACTTTGCTCAAGCGATTCTTTCTGTCCAACCATCACAAATGAATGCGTCCCCATGGACCCTGGGATAATCACTGGCTGGCCGGGAAATGCCCGTGTCGCTCCTTTTCGATGCACCAGTAACTTTTTTCCATCATACTCTTCCACTTTTGCGATATTATGCGCCACATCATACAACAACTCCAATGCATCCCCTCTTCCTATCGCATAATCCCACGCCTTTCGCACTTCCCAAGTAATGCGCTGGCGATTCGCCCACGCAAAATTTGCCCCTGCTGCCATCGCCTTGTAATAATCCTGCCCTTCGGGCGACATAAACGGGCACGCGGCAAGCTGTCTGTCTGGCAATGAAATACCATACTTCGGCATCGCACGAAGCATCACCCGAATATAATCTGTCGCAATCTGATGCCCCAATCCGCGGCTCCCGCAATGAATGAGTATGACTATCTGATCTTTAAATAGGCCGAATTCTTTTGCCGTTTTCTCATCATATATTTCATCAACACGATCCACTTCCACGAAATGATTCCCTGCGCCAATGGTGCCAAGCTGGTCGCGCCCGCGCGCTTTTGCGGTCTTTGACACTTTTGATGCATCAGCCTCTCCCAAGCGTCCGCCCGATTCGCAATGCAAAAGATCATCTTTCGCGCCATAACCATCCGCCACCATCTTTTCCGAGCCATAAAGAAGCACCTCATCCAGCTCTTTTTCTGAAAGTATCATCTGCCCACCCTTCCCTACGCCCGAAGGCACTTCTTTGTACAAGGCATTTAAAAGCACGGGAATTTTATCTTGTATGTCACCATAGTGAACATCCGTTTTCAAAAGCCTTACGCCGCAATTAATATCAAACCCGATTCCTCCTGGCGAGATTACGCCATGCTCCGCATCCACTGCCGCCACCCCGCCCACCGCAAACCCATATCCCCAATGAATATCAGGCATCGCGAGTGAATATTTCTGTATACCGGGAAGAGTTGCCACATTTACCACCTGCTCAAGCGCCTTTTCCTCAAGCAGTTTCCCCATCATTTTCTCCGAAATAAATACGCGCGCCGGCACCCGCATATCGTGCCGATAGCTTTTGGGTATCTCCCAAATATAATCGCTAATCTTTACCAAATCTTCTTTTTTCATATATCAAAAAGAATAGTTACTTCATAATTGCCTGCGTCATTTTGTATGATCTCTGCACCGTGATAGGTGACGGCTTTGATGTCTTCGCCAAACCCTTCCACGCGTTCGCCCGTAACCTCAGCTTTAAGCTCTGTGCCAGAAAGTTTTTTAACTATAACTTCATCAAAGACTGTTTTCTCAATTTGGCTTTGCGCAAGCACCTCGGAAAGAAAATCGATTAGTAATGCAGTTTGATCAGGCGATGTTATGTGTATTTCTTTCTTTACTTTTTCGTTTTCATCCGCCGGCTGACGAGTTCTTTTTGCATTTTGTATTTCCGCCATTCCGCGAAGCGCGGCGCAAAACAACTCCTCAATCGTTGAGCCTTCCGCTTTCAACCGCACATCTGCGGTATGAGAAAGTATCTGATACATCTTTATTTTTTTTGATAATGGAAAAGTTTCAAGTGTTTCGTATCTCACACCGGCAGAATCAAAGCGCGATTCCACTAGATCAACGAAACGAACATCAAATGAAGTGAGTTCGGGCAACGATTTTGAGAGATCAATTTCTTTTACTAAAG
This window harbors:
- a CDS encoding RtcB family protein; translated protein: MRVPARVFISEKMMGKLLEEKALEQVVNVATLPGIQKYSLAMPDIHWGYGFAVGGVAAVDAEHGVISPGGIGFDINCGVRLLKTDVHYGDIQDKIPVLLNALYKEVPSGVGKGGQMILSEKELDEVLLYGSEKMVADGYGAKDDLLHCESGGRLGEADASKVSKTAKARGRDQLGTIGAGNHFVEVDRVDEIYDEKTAKEFGLFKDQIVILIHCGSRGLGHQIATDYIRVMLRAMPKYGISLPDRQLAACPFMSPEGQDYYKAMAAGANFAWANRQRITWEVRKAWDYAIGRGDALELLYDVAHNIAKVEEYDGKKLLVHRKGATRAFPGQPVIIPGSMGTHSFVMVGQKESLEQSFGTTAHGAGRMMSRTQAKHEIRGAALREKLEAKGIAVRAGSISGLSEEAPEAYKDIEDVVDVVDHTGIARKVARLRPVAVMKG
- the thpR gene encoding RNA 2',3'-cyclic phosphodiesterase — encoded protein: MKKRLFVSISLPLEWQDAFADYCKQFQAHDMGWTPKENIHITACFLGEVEEKHIGDIKEKLKSLCAHTEPFSLLFEKVDFAPPNMSPRMVWAEFSQSDAYRQFVEEMQKELRSFLSVEPHEEIIPHATLARFKNPALVKEIDLSKSLPELTSFDVRFVDLVESRFDSAGVRYETLETFPLSKKIKMYQILSHTADVRLKAEGSTIEELFCAALRGMAEIQNAKRTRQPADENEKVKKEIHITSPDQTALLIDFLSEVLAQSQIEKTVFDEVIVKKLSGTELKAEVTGERVEGFGEDIKAVTYHGAEIIQNDAGNYEVTILFDI
- a CDS encoding MYG1 family protein, whose protein sequence is MMNNKNNFMIKIITHNGKFHSDDVFAVATLGLVLGDEPFEVLRTRDLEIIKSGDYVLDIGGEYDEGNNKFDHHQIGGAGERENGIPYASFGLVWKKFGAGLCGSPEVASHIDENLAQVVDAEDNGVDLVKEYVFPDVYGYTITGVVNMFRPTLKEKDISFDEKFLEAVSLARQIIEREIKITQDQVESEIKIKEAYNMSEDKQLVVFNEDGDYGRENVVRVLLEYPEPLYAVLYRSDVSNWQVVAINKDKKTFETRKPIPDKWRGLRGEELAEATGVPDAIFCHRGGFMCVSGSKEGAIKFAKLAMK
- a CDS encoding YebC/PmpR family DNA-binding transcriptional regulator, with the translated sequence MSGHNKWSKIKNKKAVTDAQKSKVFSKFSQLITIESKKAKGDENSPSLRAVVERAKKENMPITNIEKAIKKGAGADAGNLEEVLYEAYGPGGVALIIEGITDNKNRSAAEIKHILSKNGLSLAGQGSATWAFEKTHEGWEPKQITPIGEEDGAKLEKLIEELEDNDSVQNVYTNAE